The genomic stretch aAGGGAGACAAAACCACAGGGAAGAACAAAGGCCATTGCTCATGAGGGTTCATGTCAGCAGCGAGCGGCCTCTAGGAGACAAAACTTCCTAAGTATCACCGGTCCTGGCCCCCGGTTCATGCCTCGCATTTGCCTGCTCACCACACTGTCTGGGGACTGAAGCTGGCTTGGCAAGGCTGGGCTGCTATTATAGCCAGAGGTGACACCAGATGAGAGGCTTCCGTCGGAGCTGGTGCACCGGGAGCCAGAGGTGGCCAAGGTGTGTAgtttttcctcctcctgggaagGACAGGTCAGCGTCAGCCAGCTTCGGGTGCATCATTACCACACTCCCATCACCTCCCAGCGCCTCCTGCCTTAGCCTCACACCCTCACGCCGCCCCCGTCCCATTCCCAACTATATTCTCAAGCTGCCTCCTCCCAGACTCTCACCCGGGGACCAGAGCTGGTCTGATGAGGATGACACGTAAACAGAGCGAAGCAGCTCTGAACAGGCACCAGGACCCGACACCTTCCTCCAGAAGCTATGTTCCAAGACTCAGAGGCAGCATGGTGATGGCTGATCCAGTCTGAGGTCTGCCCCAGGCCCAAGCCCACCCAGAAATCAGAGGCTTGCCTCACTCCCTACCTGCAGCAGCTGGGAGATGATCTGCTGGCGAATTCTCAGCTTTTCCTGTTCAGTCCGCTCCCTCAGTTGGTCCCGGGCCCGGGCAATCTCCACTTTGGCCTCCTCACGGGCCCGCTGGTATTCTTGTAGCATCAGCTCTATGTCAGAGGGTGGgtgagaagaccttgatgctgaccCTGAGCTCCTGGGGAAAACCAGAGGGGTGGAGAGATGCCTTCTAACGTGGTCAGTGGGCGATGGCCCAGGCCCGCTCAACACCGCCTTCTTGAAAGACCCATCCTCTCTTTGCCCACAGGGTCTTCAAGCTTGGTTTTATAAACATCCTGAGGCTCAGGCCTGCAGCCTTACATAGCACATCATGGTCCCTCTAACCACTCCACCCCCTCCAcagctccctcccaccctcttttttccttttgcctctctCTCCACAGCTGCCTACCACTGTCCACAGGCACGTAGGACCCACTCCTGGTCACTCCTCGCATAGAAAGCTGTGGCCTCCGGTGTCCAGGACACTAGAGTCCAGGCCCCGCTCCCCACATGCTCTCGCCCCACACCGAGCAGGCTCCCCGCAGGGCAGTGGGTCCACCTACCGGGTGGTCTCCACAATGTCCTTCCTCAGCTGCTGCAGGTATTCTCGGCGCCGGCTGGGGAGGTCAAAGTCCCGGGCAAAGGTCAGTTGTTTCTTGGGGCTGAGGCTTCGTGACCGGCGGGAGTTCTGAAGTTCCTCAGACCGCTCCCTCTGGAGGGTCTCTGCTGGGTGTTTTGGCCTGAGACAGAACGTGACTGAGTCATTGACGCTGACCCTGAAGCCCCTTCTCCATCTTAAGATCTATCTCTGACCCCCAGAAAATCCCAGAGCTGAGCCAGGGAGAGGGGAACAGCCAGCTGTTAGCCTTCTCTGGCCTCCCACCCAGGACCCGGTCCTTACCGGGCGTATAGCTCCTCCTCCTCAGCAGCGAGCGCCTCCCCCGTGCCGCTCTGCAGCACCTGCAGCAGGGCGTCTGCCTCCCCGAAGCCATGGTGCAGTTTTGCTTCTGTGAGTTCTGTGCTGAGGGAGAGGTTCTGGGCCCCAACTTTCAGGGGGATCTGCTCCTTCTGGGGCCACTCAGGTGCCCGGCTCTGGTCCTCAGGGGCTTGTGGGAGCCTCTGGGACTGCTCTCCAGAGCTACAATCACATCTGGTCCCCAGGGAATCCATGGTACCTGGCCCTCCAGGAGAGTTATTCTGAGGCCCACACAAGTCACTAAATTTGTTATGCATGGGGATATCCCTCAGACCATGATGTTGGGGCTCAGGAGCCGTATGCATCTGGGAACCAGGGGGCAGCAGTCCCCCAGGCTGGCAGGCCACAGGCGGGCCCAAGATGCAACCCTGGAGCCCTGGGGTATCAGTCAACTCAGAGAAAGGGCAGGGGCTGTGGCGCTGGAGGCCCCCCCACGAAGAGGGAACGTCCAGAGCTGGCCGCAGCTCCACGGGAGATGCTGAGTGCTCACCCCTTTTCTCCGCCCTGCTCTGCCATCCACCTGGCCCCCTTCTGCTCAGTGGGCCACACTCTACTGAGGCCACGTCCTCAGGCAGAAAGCTGTCAGCCAGCCTCTGGCTCCTGTTACCCAGTGGAGGGGGCGACAGTCTGCTCTGCACCCCGGCGGTGGCCCTGGGCAGACACTGCTGCAGGGGCTGCTGCACAAAACAGACCTGGAGCTTTGTGCTCTGCTGTGGGCTGCCTTGGGAGCTCACCCCAAGGAAGGGCCTGCAGTCGCCCTCttctaaggaacttctgccttcTCCACATGGAGCCCCTGCTCTCCGAGAGCCATCTGCCTCATCAGTGGTTTGAGAAGAATTACCCACTGGAGGCCGGGGGGCAGGAAGGGGAAGGCTTGGGCTGGACATGAGTTTCTGGCGGCTGTCAAGGGAAAGAGCTgagggagatgaaagagacaaggCGCTTAGGGGGATCCCTGACCCTGGGGTGCTGGCACTAAGTGTAAGGATCGGGGAGGAGGCCCTGTCCACCAGCAAGGTGCTGGCCGACCCCTGCTCCTTCTGCACCCTGAGTTCCCCAACAGACTCCGCAACCTGGGTGTAGGGCCCTGGGGAGGAAAATGCGCTGAGGCAGGGTCTGCCAACAGCCAGGCAGGTGGGTTCCtctggctgggagctgggaggcaggagggcaTCTGGAGAAGCCTGGGGGCTCAGAGAAGGCAGGTTCTGCTCAAAGGGGCCTTTCTGAAAGTTGAAGTGGAATGAGGGTACAGGGGCGCTCTGGGGCCTGCAAAGAGTGTCTTCCCCCTGAAGATCTAGGGGCCCTGCTGTTTTCCACACTgtctcctctgcctctctcttctgAAGTGTCCCAGGAACACGTCCCTTTCCTTGAGACATGCTAGCAAGATCTGAGCCCAGCCCTTCAAGGATCACATTGACCTTCTGAGGGTCGGCCTCTGGGGCCTGGAGGTGGAGAGGTGGTGAGGCCAGGTCAGTCTGGATGCCCTCATCCACAGTAGTCTGAGTAGAGCCGTCCATCATCTGGGTCTGGGGCACCTCATGAGGGGTGTCCCTCTTGGCATTCCACTCCTTTTCGGCCACACTTGGCTGGGAGAGACTCCCCAACAGCTCTGAGGTGCTGTGCAGGAGTTGTGAGAGGTGCAGAGACAGGTTGTGCATGCTGGCCCAGGAGGCCAGATCTGACTGGGCAGAGAAGTCAGAATAGCTCCAGTGGGACCCGCAGCCCAGGGTCTGTGTGCCTTGCTCCAAGGTGTCCATCCTGGACTGAGCTATGGGACCACCCACCTCGGGCGGATACAGCCGCATAATCTCATCCACTGGACCTGCAGCGCTGCCCTCAGCCCAAGGGGGCTCCCTCCTCAGAGAACCCACTTCACCAGGGGTGCCCCGGAACTGGGCTCTCTCATCAGGACCCTTCAAGGGGGCTGATTCTTCAGAGCTGATCAGGATGTCGGGGTTCCTCAGGGCAGGCAAGGAACCCAATACCTCCCAAGCCTCACGCAAACCTCGGGCATTTCCACCGCTGCTGCATTTGTTCAACAGGCTCTGGGCGCTGGCCAAAGTGCTGAGGTGGGAGCGGAACAAGGAGCTCTGGTCCTCTAGGCGGCTATCCATGCTGCTCTGGGCCACGTTTGGCGGTGCTGGGCCCTGCGATGTGGGGCGGCGGGAGACACTGACTGCACTGCCAAACACATGCTGCCTCCAGCCAGGGCGTGCAGGCCCCTTGGGATgccagggaaggaggcaggggttGACGTCACTGGGGCACAagagcagggctcctccaccCACATCCGTGGAGTGCCGCTCCTCTGGCCTGGCTTGGCCACCCTGTCTCTCTGGCTTTCCTAACTGGGCCTGTTCTAGAGCAccagatggatggacagatgtgaGATTGGGGGTTGGCATTCTCAAGAAACCTGAAGTTGCTGAGtaaggtgggggtgagggtggcaGGGGCCTGAGATCAGCAGCAATACTGTCCaagtcagagaaggcttcctgatCACAGCCCTCAGCGTTCAGAGACGTTCTCACCACAGATTTTCCTGAGGAAGTGCCCCTGGGGTGTGAGGTCCACAATCGGTTGGGCTCTGCGATATCCTCCTCTGTTGGGGAAGGAGGCTCCACGCTCAGGTTCAGCTCCTGAAGAGACCGGGAAGAGCTAACCACAGAGAACTGTGGTCTGGAGTGTCTGCGACCAGAGAAGACTGCAATTATAGGACGTGAACCCCGGTGGTGTGGCGCCGGCTGCTCCCTGCCAGAAGGGGGCTGCCCAGGGCCCTGAGCTGCCGGCCAGTGTGCTCTGCGTTGGCCTAAGGAGACGGTGGCTGAGTCACCGAAGCTGGGCAAGATCGTCTTGGACACAGGGGACCTGGCCACCGTCCTGCCCTCTCTGTCTGGACCTCTAGTCTGACAGCTGTCCGAGCCACCTTCATCAGCATGTGGGGGACTCCTGACCCCCGCAGGGTCTTCACGGCCACCTGCAGCCTGGTCTCTCTGTTGCTCTTCCTCCTCCCATAGACCGTCAACCTGGGATCTGGAGATATACTTTAACTCTGTTATGAGTTTGGCTTGGGGATGCAAGCCACCATGATCCCTGGACCCTGGGGGAAGTTGCGGCTCTTCTGAAAGGCATCTGATGTCATTTCCCAAACATCCCTGTTGTAGTCCCTCCGGCAGCTCACTCTCAGCACACCATTCACTTAAATTCAGGGTGTGtggtccctctgctgctgctggcttGGGTTGAGAGCCCTTCGCACCCTGGCCCCCCCCAGAGCTGTCCTGCACCCTCCCGGGTGTCTCAGAGCACTTGCCCTCGGGGAAAGGGATAGCCTCAAGCTCGGCTCGGACTTTCTTCTCGGCAGCCTTCTTCTCAGGATCCCCTACTGACCTGGAGCTCCCATCAGTGAGCGAGTGGCTGAGGGGGCTCGTCTTCATGTTGGGGCCAGCAGGGGAGCTGCAGCCCCCAGTCAGAGGCAGGACCGCAGTGGCAGAGGCCTCCGGGGTGCTGCTGTCTGCTGGCCCCAGCTCTACATTAATGCCTTTGGGCTCAAGGCCATGAGCCAACAGCACACCAGATTCCCCGCCACGGCCCTCTCTTCTCTCCATTCCCCAGGGCCTGGAGGGGACCCTGGAAGGGTGGTAAGGGTGTAGAGGGGCCGTGGAAGCCCCCCTGCCCAGGTCACCATCTCTGTAACATAGTGAggtggaaggaggggaggaatGGGCACCCCAAACAACAGGTTGAGGGCTGCACGGCTGCCAGCAAGGACCAGAGCTACTCTCTTCCTGGCCCCGGGATAGGCCAAGGGTCTTGCTGCCACCAGGGCTCCATGAGGAGACACCAAAACCCAAGTCTTCCCGTGGGCATCTGCTCAGGGCCTCctctctgactcccctggggctctGATCCGGCAACAGAGCTGGCCTGGGACTTTCCATGCTGGCCCTGCAGGCTTCCGCCGGCCCAGAGCCAACACTCCCTTCCTGCTTCACACGTGGCTGTGAGGGAGCTTCCGGTCCAAGCCCCCTCAGGGCTCCAGGCAGGAGAGTACCCCGTTTGGGGCTCGCTCTCCCTTCTTCTAAGCTGGTGGAAGCCTCGAGGCATTGGCCCTGGTCTTGGTTAGGCTCTGAGAGGCTGGCTGAGTTCTGAACAACAGAGATCACAAGGTGACTTTCAAAACAGGTTGTTCTTCCTCTCTGTGCAACGGCTTGGAAGTTATCTGAACCTCCTCCCCATGTGCAGTCCAGAGTCCCAGGTTCTTGGTGGGCTGGGCTGCTCTCCTGATGGCTGGGGAGCATGCCCTCGGCTGCAGCCAACACCTCTCTCCCCTGTGCGATCTGTCCAGAATCCTCAAAAGGGGCCTGAGAAAGTGAGGCAGCCACTACTTCACCTGTCATCACCCTCCTGTCCTCCTCCCTGGAGGCTGTTGAAGAAGGAAGACCATCTGAGCCCAGAGCATCAGCAGAGGGAGACACTCTGGttgcttctttgcttttctctgtgaTTTCAGAAGAGCTTGTGGGACACACAGATTGCTCACCTGCTCCCAGGAAACGCCCCGGCTTTCCGGTGCAATGGCTCCCACCTGGAGCAGGGTCGGTGTGGGAGCGAGTCCGTGAGGGACACTGCGGCCCCATGTCAGTGTCAGTGCTGGGCAGAGAGTGGAACCTGTCTGCAGAGGGGGGTATGGCCTGAAGGACAGTTGTCCTCTTGTCAACTGATAGGTGTCCTGGTTCAACGGAGAGAGGTGCCATGTGATTCCGTGCTTCAGCCTCATTTGTGGTTCTGTTGGCCAGTGACTGGCCCATTTGAGGACACTGAAGCCTGCCGGGGGCCCTTGAAGAACATTCAGGCTCTAATAAAGTCTTGCTGGAAGGCAGGACTGTGGCCCCAGCCACCACGTCGTAAAGCTGCTTCCCCTGAGTCTTTGCCTGTCCTGTCTCCTCCAAAACAGCCAGGCTTGTGGGTGGCTGAGCAGAGGGCTCCGACTGAGGTACCACTGGTGGGGACACAGGCGCTGAGAAAGCCCCACCAGCAGGACTGAGGTCCTCGGCCTCCTGCCTTACCTCTCTGCCTTGGTTGTCTGCTTCTTCCAAGGGGCTGCCAACCCTCCTCTCAAGCAGGCTAAAGGCCCCATTCAGGGCACCGGCTCTGTCTGGTCCTCTTGGTTCAGCTGCCTTGGCTCTGGAAGGAGAACCTACCCTGCTACCCGGGCCCATCGAGCTGCTTCTAAGGTGCCCTCCCTGGTCTTGGGGACCAGTGCTTGCTGACCTCTTGCCCTCTGCACCCAGGGGAATGCTCCCTGGTGCACTGGATTGACCATGAGGTCCCATGGCCACGGACGGCACAGACCCAGGCCGGGCAGAGTGCGCCACAGAGGAGCACTGTCTGCCGCCTCCCTGCAGGCTATGGCGTCCAGACGCCCCACTCTGGTCCTGCTGCTCCACTCCAGCTGCCAAGGGACTGGTGGGCATTTCCAGCATGGTAGGAGCCAACACACAGTCAACAGAAGAAATGCCTAGAGTATTAGGTGCAGAGAGATCGCTTCTTGGCAGCCTTGTTGAATTTAAGGGCAAGGTATGACTCAGGTCTTGGCGAGGAGCCATACGGGAGTCCGGCTGGCTTGGTAACAGGCTGCTCTTGTGGCTGAATGATGTGTGCACACAATGGTGGCACAGGCCAGGGAGTCTCTGAGTAGCCGAGACTGTGCTTCTCTCCTCTAGGCTCCCTCTTTGAGCAGCCATTTCTTCCACTCTGCCTCGAACTGCGGGCTCCTCTTGCTTATGGATGCACTTGGCAGGATGGCTTTCTTGAACACCGTCCCCAGTCTCCAGCTCCTCCAGACTTCCCAAGCTGCGGGGCTGGCGTCTGAGGCACACTGCACTCGCCACCTTGCCCTCCTCAGAAGCCCCCTTGGGCCTGGGCTGCAATGGCAGAGCTCCGGCTGACGCTTTCATCCTCCGGTGAGCAGAGGCATTGGTGCATTCTCTGCAAACTGTGCATACCCCTAAATAACCACCAGAGTCCTTGGCAGGTGTGTCTAGAACAGCTAGGTAGGTGTGCCCTCTCACAAATCTGCTGCCAGGTCCCCGGGGATCAGCGCTACCATTCACCTCCACTTCCCCAGCTTCATCAGCCCTACAGATAACATTGTCTGTCCGTTTGGGAGAAGTCAGCTGATCCTTGAAGGGTGGGTGGTTTCCAAAGCTGCCTGTCCTCAGCACGCTGTCAGCCGTCTCCTGGTCCTGTTGGTACTGGAAGATGAATTCCTTGCTGACTCCTGGTGGGTGGGAAGCGTGCAGCTGCTTACCCTGTTTGGATTCAATTTCTGAGATGCCATTCTCCAGCTGCATCACACTCCTAATTAGCCTAGCCATCTCATCAGCATTATTAACTCTTTCACCCCATGTCTTTCCAGGTGGTTCTTTGGGATTTGCTTTAAGCACTTTTCCAGGGACTTTGCATTTGCTGAGGTTTCTTTCCTGACAGCATGTAACTGACTGGAATTGTTCATATGTGGACTCAGTCTGTGAAAGCTTAAACTCTTCTGAGCCGTCTCTGGAATGGGGTGCTTTTCCAAGAAGGCCAGTTTCGTTCCTCCGTTCCTCCTTATGGGCTGGACTCTCACCCAGGGCCAGGGTCTCTGGGCTGCTTACCTCACAACGCACTGATCTAGACTTTAAAGGAAGAGCGGCACCCTGTGGCTTGTCCTTGTCAGGGGCTAAATAGATGGTTTTACAGGTGAAATCAGACCTAACCCTGGAAGGAAAGTGTCCCTTTGCGTCAAAGGCCTGGGCCTGTGTGAGGACTGTGTTCTGCCCCTGCCCTTCTTCCTCACCCGTCTCAGATTCACTCACAAGCAGAGGCTTCCCCGACCCAGAACTGTTTGAGGAGACACTGTAGTGGGACTGTACAGGAGCCTTTGCTCCCTGCCCAAGCGTCGTAAGACTGTgtctatttaaaattccaacttGATTTTCAAATTTACATACTTTTATGCTGGTAGATGGGAAAAAATGTCCATTCTGCGTGACAAAAAAATAAACCGAATTATGGCTTGTTTCTTTAACCTTTCCaaagcattttcctttttctctgcaaacTTCCTTGGTGTTCAAATCAACTGGCCTCTCGGCTGCGACCTGCTGAGGTGATACAATCTTGGAATTCTGGTTTTGTAATTGTACTGGCAACTTATTCTCCACATACACACTTTGGAGGACCTGGTGCTCATGTCCAAagccccaggcttccctgaggggtggggagggcaccCTTGCTTCTCTGCAAGCTGGAATTTCCAAGGCAGTTTCTGTCAGGGCATCTCGGCTTTTGGTCACATAGAATGTTTCCAAGGGAGGTGGCTGCAGGGAAGATGGAAGTGGATTCCAGGGAGCAGAGTGAAGGTATAGCTCTGGACCAGACGGAAAGGGGCAGGAAGGCCTGCTGTGTCTTCCGCCCGCTTCCATGGAGCTCTCCTGGGAGTCTGTCTTCTCTTCCTGCGGGGGGCAGTGGCTGTTCTGACCTAATTGCCTCTCTGGGCCTGCTCTCTTCTTCCTCAAAGGAGCCCCGCCTCGGGGGCAATGGGGGTCTTTGGTGGCTATGGTGACAATATGGTGACAAGGTTTCTTCAGGATGAAACACTCATCAGAGGACGTCATGAGTCCAGGTTTCTTGCTGCTCTGAGAGGACTCCTCCAAGCTGCTCTTTTTGACTCCCTGCACTGCCGTCACGGGGTACGCCATCTTGTTTTCTGCTGCAGAGACCTGTGCATTTGTAGGTCCAGAAGTCAACGATTCTACATCTGCTGAGTAAGTTCCACTATGACTTGCCTCTTTCTCACTAGTTGTAAAGAAATCTGAAGTACCTTCTACCTTGACATTCAGACTGTCCTGTTCTTTCTCTGCTCTCAAACGCCTAATTTTGGACAGATGGGTTGGAACATTGTTGAAATCTGGGCTGCTAGATGCCCCAGGACCAACTGGCAATATAGTATCTCCTCCCCTGCCGGAAGCTTGAATGGGAAAATCAGAGTTTTCCTTAAGGGAGGGGGAAACTGGCCTGGGGGCTCCCGTGGCCTCCAAAACAGGATGAGACAGTTCAAGGAGGTACTTTTGCTGGAGGGCAGCCCAGTCTCTCTCACAGGCGCTGCCAACATAAGTAAATGAGCTGGCAGAGGCAGCCAACAAGCTGGACACACTAGAGTTGGATGCTTCAGAGACGCCTTGCTGGGCCGTGTCAGGGACCCCACTGGCTTGAAAGGTACCCTCAGCTCCTGGGTGAAGAAGGCTGCAAGGGTCGCAGAGGGACACAGACCCAGAAACAGGGTCTGTATACACACTTCTAATGCTGCAAGGCAGCTCAGTGCTGGCCGGAGGCAGTGTGGAGCTGAAAGGCAAGATGGTTTCTGTACCTGGTGACTTGAGTTCTTCTGTATTGAGCCAGTATCCAGGCCTTTCCCAACTGCAGCACTGAACCTCCTGGATGTCGGGACTTGGACATAAAGAATGTTGGGGGCTGCTGGGATTGATCTTGGAGTCACAGGAGAACCAGGAATCCATGGACACCAGAGGGCTCCCTCTGGAGGGCTGCACGTCTTGAAGCATGGTGGCCGGTTCTGTAGGGCTTCCCGCCACCGCCACCTCAGGCTGCTCACAGGGCTGCTGCGGCTGGGGTTCCAGGTAAAATGAACTGCTCGCTGGCAAGATGGCATCTAGCCTTGGGGCTCTTCTGTGACTGATGGAACCAAGCCTGCATACTGCCTCCTGGCCCCCTGCAGGCAGAATGGGGCTCTGCAGGCGCCAGAAAGTCTCCGCAGGCATCTCATCAGTTGAACCAAAGAAAGGCTTTCCTTGCCAATGGTCCCCCGGTTCTTCTTCAGCATCGATCAGGCTGTCTAGGGAAACACTCCTGTGAGCCAAGGTGAATGGTCGACTGCCTGAGGATGTGGTGAAGCCCCTCCCAGAGGCTCGTGCCCTG from Capra hircus breed San Clemente chromosome 10, ASM170441v1, whole genome shotgun sequence encodes the following:
- the STARD9 gene encoding stAR-related lipid transfer protein 9 isoform X2 translates to MANVRVAVRVRPLSKREIKEGGKIIVEVNGKVAKIRNLKVDGRPNGFGDSREKVVAFGFDYCYWSVNPEDPQYASQDVVFQDLGTEVLSGAAKGYNICLFAYGQTGSGKTYTMLGTPASVGLTPRICEGLFIRKENCAPLPASCSIKVSFLEIYNERVRDLLKQSDQKKTYNLRVREHPEMGPYVQGLSQHVVTNYKQVIQLLEEGIANRITAATHVHEASSRSHAIFTIYYTQAFLENNLPSEIASKINLVDLAGSERADPSYCKDRIAEGANINKSLVTLGIVISTLAQNSQVFNNCQSLNSAARDGGDSGLPSSPSGTSSGVGPSRRQSYIPYRDSVLTWLLKDSLGGNSRTIMVATISPAHTSYSETMSTLRYASNAKNIINKPRVNEDANVKLIRELREEIGRLKAMLLSFELRNFHSLNEGKDENLKELILQNELKTDQLSKDWARKWNEWQALVEHYRVDINKRQAGLVIDSSLPHLMALEDDVLSTGVVLYHLKEGTTKIGRIDSEQEQDIVLQGQWIERDHCTITSACGVVILRPARGARCTVNGREVTSSCRLTQGAVITLGKAQKFRFNHPAEAAVLRQRRQVGEALGGSGSLEWLDLGGDVAASQMCLCPLLWKERRALGEQSNKDHWPLRAGETPCGTQIPQQQQQHLVGDVRQQILVGQIRAKQEAEPKQLHTGLRVEDDKLRGETWLANLRQQPQQDHAAEKELEAAVPSHSWCQTDPKTQPYPQVRSQSNVVHPQFLRRHEQNIQQRRASFKLERVIKKQRLLEGHRGPEQLRALYWLQDDRLRRTPFPALCPGALIPGPHRRSRLTSCSSLRLRRPCSWHSAQLRSVFVNRDPSTTLPPMPDPAEQLSEEYLPLAASYPPRIGHLIQHALCSSGEGQFGTARKALAWKGASHLGTCLTESSESASVQEVERMALPAPLELEETQGKERDLPEPDNSESDDSQISEDSLAEKGPRNPRDSPGHSYLTSGYGHSQARARASGRGFTTSSGSRPFTLAHRSVSLDSLIDAEEEPGDHWQGKPFFGSTDEMPAETFWRLQSPILPAGGQEAVCRLGSISHRRAPRLDAILPASSSFYLEPQPQQPCEQPEVAVAGSPTEPATMLQDVQPSRGSPLVSMDSWFSCDSKINPSSPQHSLCPSPDIQEVQCCSWERPGYWLNTEELKSPGTETILPFSSTLPPASTELPCSIRSVYTDPVSGSVSLCDPCSLLHPGAEGTFQASGVPDTAQQGVSEASNSSVSSLLAASASSFTYVGSACERDWAALQQKYLLELSHPVLEATGAPRPVSPSLKENSDFPIQASGRGGDTILPVGPGASSSPDFNNVPTHLSKIRRLRAEKEQDSLNVKVEGTSDFFTTSEKEASHSGTYSADVESLTSGPTNAQVSAAENKMAYPVTAVQGVKKSSLEESSQSSKKPGLMTSSDECFILKKPCHHIVTIATKDPHCPRGGAPLRKKRAGPERQLGQNSHCPPQEEKTDSQESSMEAGGRHSRPSCPFPSGPELYLHSAPWNPLPSSLQPPPLETFYVTKSRDALTETALEIPACREARVPSPPLREAWGFGHEHQVLQSVYVENKLPVQLQNQNSKIVSPQQVAAERPVDLNTKEVCREKGKCFGKVKETSHNSVYFFVTQNGHFFPSTSIKVCKFENQVGILNRHSLTTLGQGAKAPVQSHYSVSSNSSGSGKPLLVSESETGEEEGQGQNTVLTQAQAFDAKGHFPSRVRSDFTCKTIYLAPDKDKPQGAALPLKSRSVRCEVSSPETLALGESPAHKEERRNETGLLGKAPHSRDGSEEFKLSQTESTYEQFQSVTCCQERNLSKCKVPGKVLKANPKEPPGKTWGERVNNADEMARLIRSVMQLENGISEIESKQGKQLHASHPPGVSKEFIFQYQQDQETADSVLRTGSFGNHPPFKDQLTSPKRTDNVICRADEAGEVEVNGSADPRGPGSRFVRGHTYLAVLDTPAKDSGGYLGVCTVCRECTNASAHRRMKASAGALPLQPRPKGASEEGKVASAVCLRRQPRSLGSLEELETGDGVQESHPAKCIHKQEEPAVRGRVEEMAAQRGSLEERSTVSATQRLPGLCHHCVHTSFSHKSSLLPSQPDSRMAPRQDLSHTLPLNSTRLPRSDLSAPNTLGISSVDCVLAPTMLEMPTSPLAAGVEQQDQSGASGRHSLQGGGRQCSSVAHSARPGSVPSVAMGPHGQSSAPGSIPLGAEGKRSASTGPQDQGGHLRSSSMGPGSRVGSPSRAKAAEPRGPDRAGALNGAFSLLERRVGSPLEEADNQGREVRQEAEDLSPAGGAFSAPVSPPVVPQSEPSAQPPTSLAVLEETGQAKTQGKQLYDVVAGATVLPSSKTLLEPECSSRAPGRLQCPQMGQSLANRTTNEAEARNHMAPLSVEPGHLSVDKRTTVLQAIPPSADRFHSLPSTDTDMGPQCPSRTRSHTDPAPGGSHCTGKPGRFLGAGEQSVCPTSSSEITEKSKEATRVSPSADALGSDGLPSSTASREEDRRVMTGEVVAASLSQAPFEDSGQIAQGREVLAAAEGMLPSHQESSPAHQEPGTLDCTWGGGSDNFQAVAQRGRTTCFESHLVISVVQNSASLSEPNQDQGQCLEASTSLEEGRASPKRGTLLPGALRGLGPEAPSQPRVKQEGSVGSGPAEACRASMESPRPALLPDQSPRGVREEALSRCPREDLGFGVSSWSPGGSKTLGLSRGQEESSSGPCWQPCSPQPVVWGAHSSPPSTSLCYRDGDLGRGASTAPLHPYHPSRVPSRPWGMERREGRGGESGVLLAHGLEPKGINVELGPADSSTPEASATAVLPLTGGCSSPAGPNMKTSPLSHSLTDGSSRSVGDPEKKAAEKKVRAELEAIPFPEGKCSETPGRVQDSSGGGQGAKGSQPKPAAAEGPHTLNLSEWCAESELPEGLQQGCLGNDIRCLSEEPQLPPGSRDHGGLHPQAKLITELKYISRSQVDGLWEEEEQQRDQAAGGREDPAGVRSPPHADEGGSDSCQTRGPDREGRTVARSPVSKTILPSFGDSATVSLGQRRAHWPAAQGPGQPPSGREQPAPHHRGSRPIIAVFSGRRHSRPQFSVVSSSRSLQELNLSVEPPSPTEEDIAEPNRLWTSHPRGTSSGKSVVRTSLNAEGCDQEAFSDLDSIAADLRPLPPSPPPYSATSGFLRMPTPNLTSVHPSGALEQAQLGKPERQGGQARPEERHSTDVGGGALLLCPSDVNPCLLPWHPKGPARPGWRQHVFGSAVSVSRRPTSQGPAPPNVAQSSMDSRLEDQSSLFRSHLSTLASAQSLLNKCSSGGNARGLREAWEVLGSLPALRNPDILISSEESAPLKGPDERAQFRGTPGEVGSLRREPPWAEGSAAGPVDEIMRLYPPEVGGPIAQSRMDTLEQGTQTLGCGSHWSYSDFSAQSDLASWASMHNLSLHLSQLLHSTSELLGSLSQPSVAEKEWNAKRDTPHEVPQTQMMDGSTQTTVDEGIQTDLASPPLHLQAPEADPQKVNVILEGLGSDLASMSQGKGRVPGTLQKREAEETVWKTAGPLDLQGEDTLCRPQSAPVPSFHFNFQKGPFEQNLPSLSPQASPDALLPPSSQPEEPTCLAVGRPCLSAFSSPGPYTQVAESVGELRVQKEQGSASTLLVDRASSPILTLSASTPGSGIPLSALSLSSPSALSLDSRQKLMSSPSLPLPAPRPPVGNSSQTTDEADGSRRAGAPCGEGRSSLEEGDCRPFLGVSSQGSPQQSTKLQVCFVQQPLQQCLPRATAGVQSRLSPPPLGNRSQRLADSFLPEDVASVECGPLSRRGPGGWQSRAEKRGEHSASPVELRPALDVPSSWGGLQRHSPCPFSELTDTPGLQGCILGPPVACQPGGLLPPGSQMHTAPEPQHHGLRDIPMHNKFSDLCGPQNNSPGGPGTMDSLGTRCDCSSGEQSQRLPQAPEDQSRAPEWPQKEQIPLKVGAQNLSLSTELTEAKLHHGFGEADALLQVLQSGTGEALAAEEEELYARPKHPAETLQRERSEELQNSRRSRSLSPKKQLTFARDFDLPSRRREYLQQLRKDIVETTRSSGSASRSSHPPSDIELMLQEYQRAREEAKVEIARARDQLRERTEQEKLRIRQQIISQLLQEEEKLHTLATSGSRCTSSDGSLSSGVTSGYNSSPALPSQLQSPDSVGDTNLPDSRDSWIGEVRGRSSVRNNQLNLASSAWKCLAYSRRAALGSCCCSPSSLSSLGTSFSSSYKDLAKHIVDLSMADVMAACSDNLNNLFSCRAAAGWNHQGEEQEVQLYYKMFSSTRHGFLGAGVVSQPLSHVWAAVSDPTLWPLYHKPIQTARLHQRVTNSINLVYLVCNTTVCALKQPRDFCCVCVEAREGQLSVMAAQSVYDASMPRPSREMVRGEILPSAWILQPLTVEGKEITRVIYLAQVELGAPGFPPQLLSSFIKQQPLVIARLASFLGS